One Edaphobacter flagellatus genomic region harbors:
- a CDS encoding lysophospholipid acyltransferase family protein yields MLVKRPSTREARADWLHRFCATALHGMGIEVEASGEFPDHGALISNHLSYLDIVVFASLHPCVFVSKAEVATYPVLGWMTTMAGTVYVARGHGGSALKARSGVDAALSAGLPVVFFPEGTTSNGSGLLKFHSGLLAQVLAVGASVTAGHICYHLDEDNGDATVSDDVCYWRDDVPLPQHIFRLLGLRGIRAEVRFADTPIKFSSDLDHRKRAAQEAWVAVGELSQRSTVKVHHF; encoded by the coding sequence TTGCTGGTCAAGCGTCCGTCGACACGCGAAGCACGCGCGGATTGGCTGCACCGATTTTGCGCTACAGCGCTCCATGGCATGGGGATTGAGGTTGAAGCGAGCGGTGAGTTTCCTGATCATGGCGCGCTGATCTCCAACCATCTCAGTTATCTGGACATCGTTGTCTTTGCCTCACTGCACCCCTGCGTCTTTGTCTCGAAGGCTGAAGTTGCTACCTATCCGGTTCTCGGCTGGATGACGACGATGGCCGGTACGGTGTATGTGGCTCGCGGCCACGGAGGCTCGGCCCTCAAGGCTCGCTCTGGTGTGGATGCTGCCCTTAGTGCAGGACTTCCTGTTGTCTTCTTTCCTGAAGGGACAACTTCGAACGGCAGCGGCCTGCTGAAGTTCCACAGCGGCTTGCTGGCCCAGGTGCTTGCCGTGGGAGCATCGGTGACAGCCGGCCACATCTGCTACCACCTGGATGAGGACAACGGAGATGCGACCGTATCTGACGATGTCTGCTATTGGCGCGATGACGTTCCATTGCCACAACACATCTTCCGGCTCTTGGGGCTGCGTGGGATACGGGCCGAGGTTCGCTTTGCCGACACGCCCATTAAGTTCTCCTCCGATCTGGACCATCGGAAGCGCGCTGCCCAGGAGGCCTGGGTAGCGGTTGGGGAGCTTTCGCAGAGGAGTACGGTTAAGGTGCACCATTTCTGA
- a CDS encoding 1,9-bis(guanidino)-5-aza-nonane synthase, protein MSTKKELLKQPIKHIDITQHNVVALVDAMQSMAFSSRDTARAANIYEMMLRDTDCGVILCLAGSLISAGLQKVIIDLVRNNMVDAIVSTGANIVDQDFFEALGYYHYIAGDEYKYGERDNVLRELMIDRIYDTFIDEEELRLCDETTHQITNSLEPRPHSSREFIREMGAYLVKNGKTPQNGGKDSIVLAAYEKNVPIFCPAFSDCSAGFGLVAHLHDRQGKPSVSIDSGKDFYELTQLKIANPTTGLLMIGGGVPKNFAQDIVVAADILGVEASMHKYAIQITVADARDGALSGSTLKEASSWGKVDTTYEQMVYSEATMALPLIAGYAFHKNAQASRKGKKWAAILDQVAVTA, encoded by the coding sequence ATGTCTACGAAAAAAGAACTTCTCAAACAACCCATAAAGCACATCGACATCACGCAGCACAACGTCGTGGCTCTAGTCGATGCCATGCAGTCGATGGCCTTCAGCTCGCGCGATACCGCCCGCGCCGCCAACATCTACGAGATGATGCTCCGCGACACCGACTGCGGCGTCATCCTCTGCCTCGCCGGTTCGCTGATCTCGGCCGGACTGCAGAAGGTCATCATCGACCTGGTGCGCAACAACATGGTCGATGCCATCGTCTCGACCGGCGCCAACATCGTCGATCAGGACTTCTTCGAAGCTCTCGGCTACTACCACTACATCGCCGGTGACGAGTACAAGTACGGTGAGCGCGACAACGTTCTGCGTGAGCTGATGATCGACCGCATCTACGACACCTTCATCGACGAAGAAGAGCTGCGACTCTGCGACGAGACGACGCACCAGATCACCAACTCGCTGGAGCCTCGCCCCCACAGCTCGCGTGAGTTTATCCGCGAGATGGGCGCCTACCTCGTCAAGAACGGCAAGACCCCGCAGAACGGCGGCAAGGACTCCATCGTACTCGCAGCCTACGAGAAGAACGTGCCGATCTTCTGCCCGGCCTTCTCGGACTGTTCGGCAGGCTTCGGTCTGGTCGCCCACCTTCATGACCGCCAGGGCAAGCCCTCGGTCTCGATCGATTCGGGCAAGGACTTCTATGAGCTGACGCAGCTCAAGATCGCCAACCCGACCACCGGCCTGCTCATGATCGGCGGTGGCGTACCGAAGAACTTCGCACAGGACATCGTCGTAGCCGCTGACATCCTCGGCGTCGAAGCTTCCATGCACAAGTACGCCATCCAGATCACTGTCGCCGATGCCCGCGACGGTGCGCTTTCAGGCTCGACCCTGAAGGAAGCCTCCAGCTGGGGTAAGGTCGACACCACCTACGAGCAGATGGTCTATTCGGAAGCCACAATGGCGCTTCCCCTGATCGCAGGCTATGCCTTCCACAAGAATGCTCAGGCCAGCCGTAAGGGCAAGAAGTGGGCAGCGATCCTGGATCAGGTCGCGGTAACCGCATAA
- a CDS encoding phospholipase C/P1 nuclease family protein yields MSKIWGVVRFVAASALLPAMMVQPSFAWGGDGHRMINRLAAKNLPKDVPAFLRNGNALDTVEYLGPEPDRWRNRAVPELGDEQAPEHFIDMEYLDVLGGTLPKKRYDFIRALAKAQAAHPELQLQPEIVGLQPYITEEVWQRLRNSMHEYRNLLAAGEDTKPVETAILFYAGWLGHYVADGSQPLHTTTKYNGWTGPNPNGYTTDHKIHSLFESLYVTANIKPADVAPLVSAAPPKVLNDEWNDYLSYLSNTSTQVEKLYQLEKAGGFADAGTPEGKAFVEERLAAGAIELRDMIYTAWVRSGDPVEEYHGPK; encoded by the coding sequence ATGTCGAAAATCTGGGGAGTGGTTCGGTTTGTGGCAGCTTCTGCATTGCTGCCTGCCATGATGGTGCAGCCTTCGTTTGCCTGGGGTGGCGATGGCCACAGAATGATCAATCGTCTGGCAGCGAAGAATCTGCCGAAGGATGTGCCTGCATTTCTGCGTAACGGCAATGCGTTGGATACGGTCGAGTATCTTGGGCCTGAGCCTGACCGCTGGCGTAACAGAGCCGTACCCGAATTAGGCGACGAACAGGCGCCGGAGCACTTCATCGATATGGAGTATCTCGACGTGCTCGGTGGCACGCTACCCAAGAAGCGCTACGACTTCATTCGCGCTCTGGCCAAGGCGCAGGCTGCGCATCCTGAGCTTCAGCTTCAGCCGGAGATTGTCGGTCTGCAACCATACATCACTGAAGAGGTTTGGCAGCGTCTGCGTAACAGCATGCACGAGTATCGCAATCTGCTGGCAGCTGGGGAAGACACGAAGCCGGTTGAGACAGCGATCCTGTTCTACGCAGGATGGCTTGGTCACTATGTTGCTGACGGTTCACAGCCCCTGCATACCACTACAAAGTACAACGGGTGGACTGGGCCGAATCCGAACGGCTACACAACGGACCACAAGATCCACTCCTTGTTTGAGTCGCTGTATGTTACTGCAAACATCAAGCCTGCCGACGTGGCTCCACTGGTGTCTGCAGCTCCGCCCAAGGTGCTGAACGATGAGTGGAACGACTATCTGAGCTATCTGAGCAACACGTCGACGCAGGTCGAAAAGCTTTATCAGCTGGAAAAGGCTGGTGGCTTTGCAGATGCAGGAACTCCGGAGGGGAAGGCCTTCGTCGAAGAGCGGTTGGCGGCAGGAGCGATCGAGCTGCGCGATATGATCTACACGGCCTGGGTGCGAAGCGGCGACCCGGTCGAGGAGTATCACGGGCCTAAGTAG
- the pncB gene encoding nicotinate phosphoribosyltransferase, with the protein MNVDLAERAHNHNWKLDPIVRSLLDTDFYKLLMLQFIWKNFPDVHVTSETVNRTTHVRLAEHIPASALIEQMEHVRQLRLRKSELIWLAGNTFYGTRTIFEPAFLEWLENGFRLSDYEVSEEDGQLILRFSGLWTEVTMWEVYALALMSEMKTRAALGRLSELELDILYARAKTRLWDKIEKLREIPEVRISEFGTRRRHSFLWQEYVVMAMHAGLGASLSGTSNTYLAYKHDLEAMGTNAHELPMALAALSKNDEELHDSQYRVLELWQKNYGGELLIMLPDTFGTTQFLEGAPDWVADWTGQRADSKDPFVAGDEYIAWLISRGRDARSKRLIASDGLDVDGIIALHKYFHGRIRFSAGWGTLVTNDFRGCHPRGEHDFEPISLVCKLMTVNGHPAVKLSDNANKATGPEKEIERYRRVFGSVAVAGSEVVV; encoded by the coding sequence ATGAACGTCGATCTGGCCGAACGGGCGCATAACCATAATTGGAAGCTCGATCCTATCGTGCGGTCTCTGCTCGATACGGACTTCTACAAGCTGTTGATGTTGCAGTTCATCTGGAAGAATTTTCCGGATGTTCATGTCACGTCCGAGACTGTGAACAGGACAACGCACGTGAGGCTGGCGGAACACATTCCGGCCTCGGCGCTGATCGAGCAGATGGAGCACGTCCGGCAGCTTCGCCTGCGTAAGAGCGAGCTGATCTGGCTGGCGGGTAACACCTTCTATGGCACGCGAACGATCTTCGAGCCGGCTTTTCTTGAGTGGTTAGAGAACGGTTTCCGCCTCTCGGATTATGAGGTGAGCGAAGAGGATGGGCAGTTGATCCTGCGGTTCTCGGGATTGTGGACCGAGGTCACCATGTGGGAGGTCTATGCCCTGGCGCTGATGAGCGAGATGAAGACTCGCGCTGCGCTCGGTCGCCTGAGCGAGCTTGAGCTGGATATTCTTTACGCTCGCGCGAAGACGCGCCTGTGGGACAAGATCGAGAAACTGCGCGAGATCCCTGAGGTACGCATCTCGGAGTTCGGCACACGCCGCCGTCACAGCTTCCTGTGGCAGGAGTATGTGGTGATGGCGATGCACGCCGGGCTGGGCGCGAGTCTTTCGGGAACCTCCAACACCTATCTTGCTTACAAGCATGACCTGGAAGCGATGGGAACGAATGCCCACGAGCTCCCGATGGCGCTGGCTGCTCTTTCAAAGAATGATGAAGAACTCCACGACTCGCAATATCGCGTGCTGGAGCTTTGGCAGAAGAACTATGGTGGCGAGCTGTTGATTATGCTGCCGGATACCTTCGGCACAACGCAGTTTCTTGAAGGCGCTCCCGATTGGGTGGCGGACTGGACCGGACAGCGTGCCGATTCGAAAGACCCCTTCGTTGCGGGGGACGAGTATATTGCGTGGCTGATCAGCCGAGGGCGCGATGCCCGCAGCAAGCGATTGATCGCGTCCGATGGTCTTGACGTCGATGGCATCATTGCGCTGCACAAGTACTTCCACGGCAGGATTCGTTTTAGCGCAGGCTGGGGGACTCTGGTGACGAACGATTTTCGTGGATGCCATCCGCGGGGCGAGCATGATTTCGAACCGATCAGCCTGGTTTGCAAACTGATGACCGTGAATGGGCATCCCGCAGTCAAGTTGAGCGACAACGCAAACAAGGCAACTGGGCCTGAGAAGGAGATCGAGCGTTACCGCAGAGTCTTCGGCAGCGTTGCTGTGGCTGGATCAGAAGTGGTCGTTTAG
- a CDS encoding DUF2062 domain-containing protein — MDQDQSSLTEVTSKGNSTLGGFLYRRAVLPLLALLRMGVSPETLAWSFATGVVIGINPLLGSTTILCLAIAIVFRLNLVASQLGNHIVYPLEMLLFIPFLRAGRVLFRSPPVPLAPHDILQAARNHPIALVKQLWMWEWHALVIWAIVSTITLPLLALLLTPLLRRLMKTQQSDYLGP, encoded by the coding sequence GTGGATCAGGATCAATCCAGCCTCACCGAAGTCACCTCGAAGGGCAATAGCACCCTCGGGGGCTTCCTCTACCGTCGCGCTGTTTTGCCGCTGCTCGCCCTCCTGCGTATGGGCGTTTCTCCCGAGACCCTGGCCTGGAGCTTCGCCACGGGAGTTGTGATCGGCATCAATCCCCTGCTCGGAAGCACGACCATCCTTTGTTTGGCCATTGCCATCGTCTTCCGGCTCAATCTGGTCGCCTCGCAGCTGGGCAACCATATCGTTTATCCGCTCGAAATGCTGCTCTTCATTCCATTTCTGCGGGCAGGACGAGTTCTTTTTCGTTCTCCTCCGGTGCCTCTTGCGCCGCACGACATCCTGCAGGCAGCACGCAACCATCCCATCGCACTGGTGAAACAACTCTGGATGTGGGAGTGGCATGCGCTGGTCATCTGGGCGATCGTATCGACGATCACCCTGCCCTTACTGGCTTTGCTGCTTACTCCGCTGCTGCGACGATTGATGAAGACGCAGCAGTCGGACTACTTAGGCCCGTGA